Proteins encoded together in one Mus musculus strain C57BL/6J chromosome 16, GRCm38.p6 C57BL/6J window:
- the Nagpa gene encoding N-acetylglucosamine-1-phosphodiester alpha-N-acetylglucosaminidase precursor: protein MAAPRGPGLFLIPALLGLLGVAWCSLSFGVSRDDDLLLPYPLARRRPSRDCARVRSGSPEQESWPPPPTNPGASHHAAVRTFVSHFEGRAVAGHLTRVADPLRTFSVLEPGGAGGCAQKRRATVEDTAVPAGCRIAQNGGFFRMSTGECLGNVVSDGRLVSSSGGLQNAQFGIRRDGTIVTGYLSEEEVLDPVNPFVQLLSGVVWLIRNGNIYINESQAIECDETQETGSFSKFVNVMSARTAVGHDREGQLILFHADGQTEQRGLNLWEMAEFLRQQDVVNAINLDGGGSATFVLNGTLASYPSDHCQDNMWRCPRQVSTVVCVHEPRCQPPDCSGHGTCVDGHCECTSHFWRGEACSELDCGPSNCSQHGLCTETGCHCDAGWTGSNCSEECPLGWYGPGCQRPCQCEHQCSCDPQTGNCSISQVRQCLQPTEATPRAGELASFTRTTWLALTLTLIFLLLISTGVNVSLFLGSRAERNRHLDGDYVYHPLQEVNGEALTAEKEHMEETSNPFKD from the exons ATGGCGGCGCCCAGGGGGCCCGGGCTGTTCCTCATACCCGCGCTGCTCGGCTTACTCGGGGTGGCGTGGTGCAGCCTAAGCTTCGG GGTTTCCCGCGACGATGACCTGCTGCTGCCTTACCCACTAGCGCGCAGACGTCCCTCGCGAGACTGCGCCCGGGTGCGCTCAGGTAGcccagagcaggagagctggcctccGCCACCCACGAACCCCGGCGCCAGCCACCACGCGGCCGTGCGCACCTTCGTGTCGCACTTCGAGGGGCGCGCGGTGGCCGGCCACCTGACGCGGGTCGCCGATCCCCTACGCACTTTCTCGGTGCTGGAGCCCGGAGGAGCCGGGGGCTGCGCGCAGAAGCGCCGCGCTACTGTGGAGGACACAGCCGTCCCGGCCGGTTGCCGCATCGCTCAGAACGGTGGCTTCTTCCGCATGAGCACTGGCGAGTGCTTGGGGAACGTGGTGAGCGACGGGCGGCTGGTGAGCAGCTCAGGGGGACTGCAGAACGCGCAGTTCGGTATCCGACGCGATGGAACCATAGTCACCGG GTACCTGTCTGAGGAGGAGGTTCTGGATCCCGTGAATCCGTTCGTGCAGCTGCTGAGCGGAGTCGTGTGGCTCATCCGCAATGGAAACATCTACATCAACGAGAGCCAAGCCATCGAGTGTGACGAGACACAGGAGACAG GTTCTTTTAGCAAATTTGTGAATGTGATGTCAGCCAGGACAGCCGTGGGTCATGACCGTGAGGGGCAGCTTATCCTCTTCCATGCTGATGGACAGACGGAACAGCGTGG CCTTAACCTATGGGAGATGGCAGAGTTCCTGCGTCAACAAGATGTCGTCAATGCCATCAACCTGGATGGAGGCGGTTCTGCTACTTTTGTGCTCAATGGGACCCTGGCCAGTTACCCTTCAGATCACTG CCAGGACAACATGTGGCGCTGTCCCCGCCAAGTGTccactgtggtgtgtgtgcatgaaccGCGCTGCCAGCCACCCGACTGCAGTGGCCATGGGACCTGTGTGGATGGCCACTGTGAATGCACCAGCCACTTCTGGCGGGGCGAGGCCTGCAGCGAGCTGGACTGTGGCCCCTCCAACTGCAGCCAGCATGGGCTGTGCACAGAGA CTGGCTGCCACTGTGATGCTGGGTGGACAGGATCCAACTGCAGTGAAG AGTGTCCTCTGGGCTGGTATGGGCCAGGTTGCCAGAGGCCCTGCCAGTGTGAGCACCAGTGTTCCTGTGACCCGCAGACTGGCAACTGCAGCATCTCCCAAG TGAGGCAGTGTCTCCAGCCAACTGAGGCTACGCCgagggcaggagagctggcctctTTCACCAG GACCACCTGGCTAGCCCTCACCCTGACACTAATTTTCCTGCTGCTGATCAGCACTGGGGTCAACGTGTCCTTGTTCCTGGGCTCCAGGGCCGAGAGGAACCGGCACCTCGACGGGGACTATGTGTATCACCCACTGCAGGAGGTGAACGGGGAAGCGCTGACTGCAGAGAAGGAGCACATGGAGGAAACTAGCAACCCCTTCAAGGACTGA
- the Nagpa gene encoding N-acetylglucosamine-1-phosphodiester alpha-N-acetylglucosaminidase isoform X1, whose protein sequence is MAAPRGPGLFLIPALLGLLGVAWCSLSFGVSRDDDLLLPYPLARRRPSRDCARVRSGSPEQESWPPPPTNPGASHHAAVRTFVSHFEGRAVAGHLTRVADPLRTFSVLEPGGAGGCAQKRRATVEDTAVPAGCRIAQNGGFFRMSTGECLGNVVSDGRLVSSSGGLQNAQFGIRRDGTIVTGYLSEEEVLDPVNPFVQLLSGVVWLIRNGNIYINESQAIECDETQETGSFSKFVNVMSARTAVGHDREGQLILFHADGQTEQRGLNLWEMAEFLRQQDVVNAINLDGGGSATFVLNGTLASYPSDHCQDNMWRCPRQVSTVVCVHEPRCQPPDCSGHGTCVDGHCECTSHFWRGEACSELDCGPSNCSQHGLCTETGCHCDAGWTGSNCSEGESCLQTLLERVAWLHAAECPLGWYGPGCQRPCQCEHQCSCDPQTGNCSISQVRQCLQPTEATPRAGELASFTRTTWLALTLTLIFLLLISTGVNVSLFLGSRAERNRHLDGDYVYHPLQEVNGEALTAEKEHMEETSNPFKD, encoded by the exons ATGGCGGCGCCCAGGGGGCCCGGGCTGTTCCTCATACCCGCGCTGCTCGGCTTACTCGGGGTGGCGTGGTGCAGCCTAAGCTTCGG GGTTTCCCGCGACGATGACCTGCTGCTGCCTTACCCACTAGCGCGCAGACGTCCCTCGCGAGACTGCGCCCGGGTGCGCTCAGGTAGcccagagcaggagagctggcctccGCCACCCACGAACCCCGGCGCCAGCCACCACGCGGCCGTGCGCACCTTCGTGTCGCACTTCGAGGGGCGCGCGGTGGCCGGCCACCTGACGCGGGTCGCCGATCCCCTACGCACTTTCTCGGTGCTGGAGCCCGGAGGAGCCGGGGGCTGCGCGCAGAAGCGCCGCGCTACTGTGGAGGACACAGCCGTCCCGGCCGGTTGCCGCATCGCTCAGAACGGTGGCTTCTTCCGCATGAGCACTGGCGAGTGCTTGGGGAACGTGGTGAGCGACGGGCGGCTGGTGAGCAGCTCAGGGGGACTGCAGAACGCGCAGTTCGGTATCCGACGCGATGGAACCATAGTCACCGG GTACCTGTCTGAGGAGGAGGTTCTGGATCCCGTGAATCCGTTCGTGCAGCTGCTGAGCGGAGTCGTGTGGCTCATCCGCAATGGAAACATCTACATCAACGAGAGCCAAGCCATCGAGTGTGACGAGACACAGGAGACAG GTTCTTTTAGCAAATTTGTGAATGTGATGTCAGCCAGGACAGCCGTGGGTCATGACCGTGAGGGGCAGCTTATCCTCTTCCATGCTGATGGACAGACGGAACAGCGTGG CCTTAACCTATGGGAGATGGCAGAGTTCCTGCGTCAACAAGATGTCGTCAATGCCATCAACCTGGATGGAGGCGGTTCTGCTACTTTTGTGCTCAATGGGACCCTGGCCAGTTACCCTTCAGATCACTG CCAGGACAACATGTGGCGCTGTCCCCGCCAAGTGTccactgtggtgtgtgtgcatgaaccGCGCTGCCAGCCACCCGACTGCAGTGGCCATGGGACCTGTGTGGATGGCCACTGTGAATGCACCAGCCACTTCTGGCGGGGCGAGGCCTGCAGCGAGCTGGACTGTGGCCCCTCCAACTGCAGCCAGCATGGGCTGTGCACAGAGA CTGGCTGCCACTGTGATGCTGGGTGGACAGGATCCAACTGCAGTGAAGGTGAGAGCTGCCTGCAAACACTCCTGGAGAGGGTGGCCTGGCTGCACGCAGCTG AGTGTCCTCTGGGCTGGTATGGGCCAGGTTGCCAGAGGCCCTGCCAGTGTGAGCACCAGTGTTCCTGTGACCCGCAGACTGGCAACTGCAGCATCTCCCAAG TGAGGCAGTGTCTCCAGCCAACTGAGGCTACGCCgagggcaggagagctggcctctTTCACCAG GACCACCTGGCTAGCCCTCACCCTGACACTAATTTTCCTGCTGCTGATCAGCACTGGGGTCAACGTGTCCTTGTTCCTGGGCTCCAGGGCCGAGAGGAACCGGCACCTCGACGGGGACTATGTGTATCACCCACTGCAGGAGGTGAACGGGGAAGCGCTGACTGCAGAGAAGGAGCACATGGAGGAAACTAGCAACCCCTTCAAGGACTGA